A window from Mycobacterium saskatchewanense encodes these proteins:
- the mbp1 gene encoding microaggregate-binding protein 1 translates to MATTREPARPVAPVKGAVEGIKGKVEEVGGTVAGRDDLVEEGRAQQDKADAQRDAGKKEAEAESARAGAKAAEQRQKEDQ, encoded by the coding sequence CTGGCGACGACGCGCGAACCGGCCCGACCGGTCGCCCCGGTCAAGGGCGCTGTCGAGGGCATCAAGGGCAAGGTCGAAGAGGTCGGCGGAACCGTCGCCGGGCGCGACGACCTGGTCGAAGAGGGCCGGGCGCAGCAGGACAAAGCCGACGCGCAGCGTGATGCGGGCAAGAAGGAAGCTGAAGCCGAGTCCGCGCGGGCCGGTGCGAAGGCGGCCGAACAGCGCCAAAAGGAAGACCAGTAA
- a CDS encoding glycosyltransferase yields the protein MSAPTLSAYDGAAVVIPAHNERARLPSCLRAVLTAALCVPVPVTVVVVLDATQDGSAQLAGEYGPDVHFISVDAGNVGAARAVGFGYARSLVGPGAQCWYATTDADSRVDPGWLVRQLETRADMVLGVVRVTDWRHHSTGVAERYARAYQQSEHRHIHGANMGFSSCAYWRVGGFRALATGEDVDLVNRFEAAGYCIHRDTDLSVITSARTQGRAPHGFAHHLRQLGSAVAGDCA from the coding sequence ATGTCAGCCCCTACCCTGAGCGCCTACGACGGGGCTGCCGTCGTGATTCCAGCCCACAACGAGAGGGCCAGGTTGCCGTCCTGTCTGCGCGCGGTGCTAACTGCGGCCTTGTGCGTGCCGGTACCCGTCACCGTCGTGGTGGTGCTCGACGCCACGCAAGACGGTAGCGCGCAACTGGCGGGCGAGTACGGGCCGGACGTGCACTTCATCAGCGTCGATGCCGGAAACGTCGGTGCCGCGCGCGCGGTCGGCTTCGGCTACGCGCGGTCCCTGGTCGGGCCAGGCGCGCAGTGCTGGTACGCCACCACGGACGCCGACAGCCGTGTCGACCCCGGCTGGCTGGTTCGTCAGCTGGAAACCCGCGCCGACATGGTGCTCGGTGTGGTGCGGGTGACGGACTGGCGCCACCATTCGACCGGCGTCGCGGAGCGTTACGCCCGCGCCTATCAGCAGAGCGAGCACAGGCACATTCACGGCGCCAACATGGGTTTCAGCTCTTGCGCTTACTGGCGGGTCGGCGGATTCCGCGCGTTGGCAACCGGTGAGGACGTCGACCTGGTGAACCGGTTTGAGGCCGCCGGCTACTGCATTCATCGCGACACGGATTTGTCGGTCATCACCTCGGCGCGAACCCAGGGTCGGGCCCCGCACGGATTCGCTCATCACCTCAGGCAACTCGGGAGTGCGGTGGCAGGTGATTGCGCGTGA
- a CDS encoding glycosyltransferase family 2 protein, which yields MATKPSTSFVIATRDRCDELCAVLDRLLDTFDCSIILVDNASQDCSVPAAARIADRSDGRVTVIPLPRNEGAVARNVGVAQAKIVSAVDAVDPVDPG from the coding sequence ATGGCGACCAAGCCTAGTACCTCATTCGTCATCGCGACCCGTGACCGCTGCGACGAACTCTGCGCGGTCCTCGATCGGCTCCTCGATACGTTTGACTGCTCGATCATCTTGGTGGACAACGCATCCCAAGACTGCTCTGTGCCTGCCGCCGCTCGGATAGCGGATCGATCCGACGGGCGGGTGACGGTCATCCCGCTGCCCCGCAACGAGGGCGCGGTCGCGCGCAATGTCGGGGTGGCCCAAGCTAAGATCGTATCTGCGGTCGACGCGGTCGACCCGGTCGACCCGGGCTGA
- a CDS encoding DNA topoisomerase IB produces MRLRRSDLTKPGIARKRRGKHFAYYGPDGALLSDPQALQRIKELVIPPAWKKVWISPYPNDHIQAVGTDAAGRRQYIYHTAWQQERAEEKFDRVLELSTRLPEWRAALAKDLSRNGLTRNRVLAVALRILDRGYFRAGGEQYAEEHESYGMATMLCEHVTVRRNAVGFDFPGKSGVRRCVEIEDTEVVRAVRALMRRPNRTERLLVCRTSSGWVDLRSDDLNARFKELVGDEYTVKDLRTWHGTVLAATAFADADPAVSQRVAKRVESAVMKEVAEGLGNTPAVARGSYVDPRVVAGYEQGLTIAAAARRAERTPEPDAAQETLEKATRLLIRRVAKGHSGSGGSTLAKSA; encoded by the coding sequence ATGCGGCTGCGTCGCAGCGACCTCACCAAGCCGGGGATCGCGCGCAAGCGTCGCGGGAAGCACTTTGCCTACTACGGCCCCGACGGGGCTCTGTTGTCCGATCCCCAAGCCCTGCAGCGGATCAAGGAGCTGGTCATCCCGCCGGCGTGGAAGAAGGTCTGGATCTCCCCGTATCCGAACGATCACATCCAGGCGGTGGGAACCGACGCCGCGGGTCGGCGCCAGTACATTTATCACACGGCGTGGCAGCAGGAACGGGCCGAGGAGAAGTTCGACCGCGTGCTGGAACTGTCCACCCGGTTGCCCGAATGGCGGGCCGCCCTCGCCAAAGACCTTAGCCGCAACGGCTTAACGCGGAACCGAGTGCTCGCCGTCGCGTTGCGCATCCTCGATCGAGGATACTTCCGCGCCGGCGGGGAGCAGTACGCCGAGGAACACGAGTCCTACGGGATGGCCACCATGCTCTGCGAGCACGTGACGGTCCGGCGCAACGCCGTCGGTTTCGACTTTCCCGGCAAGAGCGGCGTGCGCAGGTGCGTCGAGATCGAGGACACCGAAGTCGTCCGGGCCGTGCGAGCGTTGATGCGCCGCCCCAATCGGACCGAGCGACTGCTGGTGTGCCGCACCTCCTCCGGATGGGTCGACCTTCGCTCCGACGACCTCAACGCCCGATTCAAGGAGCTGGTCGGCGACGAGTACACGGTCAAGGACCTGCGCACCTGGCACGGTACGGTGCTGGCCGCCACGGCGTTCGCCGACGCCGACCCCGCCGTGTCGCAACGGGTCGCCAAGCGCGTCGAGTCGGCCGTGATGAAGGAGGTCGCCGAGGGGCTGGGCAACACGCCGGCCGTCGCGCGGGGATCCTACGTGGATCCCCGGGTCGTCGCCGGCTACGAGCAGGGGCTGACCATCGCCGCCGCGGCCCGGCGCGCCGAACGCACCCCAGAGCCCGACGCGGCGCAGGAAACGCTGGAGAAGGCCACCCGGCTGCTGATCCGACGGGTGGCCAAGGGCCACAGCGGATCCGGCGGTTCCACGTTGGCCAAGAGTGCGTGA
- a CDS encoding PIG-L deacetylase family protein, which translates to MDTLPPGNTARFAAKPLTRGGTPLSTWLAALDRNPLPPLDLSACPGLVVVAPHPDDETLGVGATAAQIAASGVDVKVVSVSDGGAADPGSTPRDRTRLEITRKRELRRSAGILGLTPPVALGLPDGDLARHEDELAESLVQILQGAAPGTWCAATWRGDGHPDHEAVGRAAATACARTGTALLEYPIWMWHWAHPFDPAVPWNRARSAPLSDRALDRKRTAVRCFRSQFSPGADGSPPVLPPFVLERLLAVGEVLFG; encoded by the coding sequence ATGGACACGCTCCCACCCGGCAACACGGCCAGGTTCGCGGCCAAACCGCTGACCCGCGGTGGGACGCCGCTGTCGACGTGGTTGGCCGCTCTCGATCGGAACCCGCTCCCGCCACTGGATCTGAGCGCGTGCCCCGGGCTGGTCGTAGTGGCGCCCCATCCCGACGATGAAACCCTCGGAGTGGGGGCCACGGCGGCGCAGATCGCCGCCTCGGGCGTCGATGTCAAGGTGGTCTCGGTCAGCGACGGCGGCGCCGCTGATCCCGGCTCGACGCCGCGGGACCGAACGCGTCTGGAAATCACCCGAAAGCGCGAACTGCGCAGATCTGCGGGCATCCTGGGACTGACCCCACCGGTGGCGCTGGGGCTTCCCGACGGAGACTTGGCCCGCCACGAGGACGAACTGGCCGAGTCGCTCGTGCAAATCCTGCAAGGCGCTGCGCCCGGAACCTGGTGCGCCGCCACCTGGCGCGGCGACGGGCATCCCGATCACGAAGCCGTGGGCCGGGCGGCAGCCACCGCCTGCGCGCGGACGGGCACCGCCCTGCTCGAATACCCCATTTGGATGTGGCACTGGGCCCACCCCTTCGACCCCGCGGTGCCCTGGAACCGAGCCCGCTCAGCGCCGCTGTCCGACCGGGCGCTCGATCGCAAACGGACGGCGGTGCGGTGTTTTCGCAGCCAGTTCTCGCCCGGTGCCGACGGCTCGCCGCCCGTCCTGCCGCCGTTCGTGCTGGAACGCCTGCTCGCGGTCGGTGAGGTGCTTTTCGGGTGA
- a CDS encoding DUF7218 family protein, translating to MPNSSIKNEKLYKDLRKQGDSKEKAARISNASAGGGKSSVGRKGGKAGSYADWTVPQLKKRAKELGMSGYSSLTKDKLVAKLRNH from the coding sequence GTGCCGAATTCGTCGATCAAGAACGAAAAGTTGTACAAGGACCTGCGCAAGCAGGGCGACTCCAAGGAAAAGGCGGCCCGGATTTCCAACGCCTCCGCGGGCGGGGGCAAGTCGTCGGTCGGCCGCAAAGGCGGCAAGGCGGGGTCCTATGCCGACTGGACGGTGCCGCAGCTGAAGAAGCGGGCCAAAGAGCTCGGCATGTCCGGGTATTCCAGCCTCACGAAAGACAAGCTGGTCGCCAAGCTGCGTAACCACTGA
- a CDS encoding endonuclease/exonuclease/phosphatase family protein, protein MRVATFNILHGRTVGDGVDPARLSDAVRRLNPDVLSLQEVDCDQPRSELADLTAVAAEAMGAVEHRFVAAISGTPGATWMAATGHEQPGTATYGIALLSRFPAASWQVVRLPRIPMRFPMYLPEPGRVMVVDEEPRAAVIAQLHTPKGGLTVANTHLSFVPGWNRRQLRRLVRDLRGFPGPRLLTGDLNMTPATVRRWSGMRPLAVAKTFPADVPDRQLDHILTDDSRLRGAAVNAELMPISDHRPLAVDLERE, encoded by the coding sequence ATGCGGGTGGCGACGTTCAACATCCTGCACGGTCGCACCGTCGGTGACGGGGTGGATCCGGCGCGCCTGAGCGACGCCGTTCGCCGCCTGAATCCCGACGTGCTGTCCCTGCAGGAGGTTGACTGCGACCAGCCGCGCTCGGAGCTCGCCGACCTGACCGCGGTGGCGGCCGAGGCCATGGGAGCCGTGGAGCACCGGTTCGTCGCCGCGATCTCCGGCACCCCGGGCGCAACGTGGATGGCCGCCACCGGCCACGAGCAACCGGGGACGGCGACCTACGGTATTGCGCTGCTGTCCCGCTTCCCGGCTGCCAGCTGGCAGGTGGTGCGGCTGCCGCGAATCCCGATGCGTTTCCCCATGTACCTGCCGGAACCCGGCCGGGTAATGGTGGTCGACGAGGAACCCCGAGCGGCCGTCATCGCGCAGTTGCACACCCCCAAGGGCGGTCTGACGGTCGCGAACACACACCTGTCGTTCGTGCCCGGCTGGAACCGGCGCCAGTTGCGCCGGCTGGTCCGCGACCTGCGCGGATTTCCCGGGCCACGGCTGCTGACCGGAGACCTCAACATGACGCCGGCCACGGTGCGCCGCTGGTCGGGAATGCGGCCGCTCGCGGTGGCCAAGACCTTCCCGGCGGACGTTCCCGACCGTCAGCTCGATCACATACTGACCGACGACAGCCGATTGCGCGGCGCGGCCGTCAACGCCGAACTCATGCCGATCTCGGATCACCGGCCGCTGGCCGTCGATCTCGAACGCGAGTGA
- a CDS encoding SAM-dependent methyltransferase produces MTARLPDSYFDRMYADAEDPWQLSTRWYEERKYAITTAMLPERRYQHAFEPGCSIGTLTERLARRCVHVTAVDVADAAIRTADARLREAGCRDRVTLARSSLDGAWPPGPFDLVVLSEVCYYLHADALDAALRRECARLQPGATVIAAHWRHAVLDYPLSGEAAHAVIRRIPGLASLASYRDRDVVIEVFDTGDGRSVAARESVPGAS; encoded by the coding sequence GTGACCGCGCGGCTGCCCGACTCTTACTTCGACCGGATGTACGCCGACGCGGAGGATCCGTGGCAGCTCTCGACGCGGTGGTACGAGGAGCGAAAGTACGCGATCACGACGGCGATGCTCCCCGAACGCCGCTACCAGCACGCGTTCGAGCCCGGTTGTTCGATCGGAACGCTCACCGAGCGACTCGCGCGCCGCTGCGTACACGTGACGGCCGTCGACGTGGCCGACGCGGCAATACGCACTGCTGACGCGCGACTGCGGGAGGCCGGCTGCCGTGACCGCGTGACCCTGGCCCGGTCCTCCCTGGACGGGGCATGGCCACCGGGCCCCTTCGACCTCGTGGTGCTCAGCGAAGTCTGCTACTACCTGCATGCCGACGCGCTGGACGCGGCGCTACGCCGCGAATGCGCGCGGCTACAGCCGGGAGCGACTGTGATCGCCGCGCACTGGCGGCACGCCGTCCTGGACTACCCGCTCAGCGGCGAAGCGGCGCACGCCGTGATCAGGAGAATCCCCGGGTTGGCATCCCTAGCGTCCTACCGAGACCGGGACGTCGTCATCGAGGTGTTCGATACCGGCGACGGCCGTTCGGTGGCGGCCCGCGAGTCGGTCCCGGGAGCGAGCTGA
- a CDS encoding thiamine pyrophosphate-requiring protein — protein MSKQEVSDYLLERLRAWGVEHVFGYPGDGINGILAAWGRADNKPKFVQSRHEEMSAFEAVGYAKFTGRVGVCAATSGPGAIHLLNGLYDAKLDHVPVVAIVGQTNRTAMGGNYQQEVDLLNLFKDVASDYVQMVTVPEQLPNVLDRAIRIAMTQRAPTALIIPSDVQELPYSPPEHAFKMVPSSLGIEYPAIAPDDAAIARAAEILNAGKKVAILVGTGARGAREELGQVADLLGAGAAKALLGKDVLSDELPWVTGSIGLLGTRPSYELMRDCDTLLTVGSSFPYTQFLPEFGQCRAVQIDVDGRLIGMRYPYEVNVVADAKTALRALIPHLRRKEERSWREGIEKNVARWWETMDMEAHVGADPINPMRMFSELSPQLPDDAIVTADSGSAANWYARQLKFRGDMRGSLSGTLATMGPAVPYAIGAKFAHPGRPAIAFVGDGAMQMNGMAELITIKRYWREWDDPRLIIAILHNNDLNQVTWEMRAMAGSPKFAESQTLPDVDFAAFAAGLGLNAMAIKDPEELGDAWRHALTADRPTVLDVFTDPDMPPIPPHATWDQFKAATTAVLSGDEDRVGFVKVGLKTKAQEFLPHRKS, from the coding sequence ATGTCGAAGCAAGAGGTCTCGGACTACCTGTTGGAGCGGCTGCGGGCGTGGGGCGTCGAGCACGTCTTCGGCTACCCCGGCGACGGCATCAACGGCATCCTCGCCGCCTGGGGTCGCGCGGACAACAAGCCGAAGTTCGTCCAGTCGCGCCACGAGGAGATGAGCGCCTTCGAGGCCGTGGGCTACGCCAAGTTCACCGGCCGGGTCGGAGTGTGTGCGGCGACCTCCGGACCGGGCGCCATCCACCTGCTCAACGGCCTCTACGACGCCAAGCTCGACCACGTGCCGGTGGTCGCCATCGTGGGGCAGACCAACCGGACCGCCATGGGCGGCAACTATCAGCAGGAGGTCGACCTGCTGAACCTCTTCAAGGATGTCGCCAGCGACTACGTCCAGATGGTCACCGTTCCCGAGCAGTTGCCCAACGTGCTGGACCGCGCCATCCGGATCGCGATGACCCAGCGGGCCCCGACCGCACTGATCATTCCCAGTGACGTGCAGGAGCTGCCCTACTCGCCGCCCGAGCACGCGTTCAAGATGGTGCCGTCCAGCCTAGGGATCGAGTACCCCGCCATCGCCCCCGACGACGCGGCGATCGCGCGCGCCGCCGAGATCCTCAACGCGGGCAAGAAGGTCGCCATCCTGGTGGGCACCGGTGCGCGCGGGGCGCGCGAGGAGCTGGGCCAAGTGGCCGACCTGCTCGGCGCCGGGGCGGCCAAGGCGCTGCTGGGCAAGGACGTGCTTTCCGACGAATTGCCGTGGGTCACCGGCTCCATCGGCCTGCTGGGCACGCGGCCCAGCTACGAGCTGATGCGGGATTGCGACACGCTGCTGACGGTCGGGTCCAGCTTCCCCTACACGCAGTTCCTGCCCGAGTTCGGGCAGTGCCGCGCGGTGCAGATCGACGTCGACGGCCGCTTGATCGGGATGCGCTACCCCTACGAGGTCAACGTCGTCGCCGACGCGAAGACCGCGTTGCGGGCGCTGATTCCGCACCTGCGCCGCAAGGAGGAACGGTCCTGGCGGGAAGGGATCGAGAAGAACGTCGCGCGGTGGTGGGAAACGATGGACATGGAGGCGCACGTCGGCGCCGACCCGATCAACCCGATGCGGATGTTCTCCGAGCTGTCCCCGCAACTGCCCGACGACGCGATCGTCACGGCCGACTCCGGGTCGGCGGCCAACTGGTACGCCCGTCAGCTGAAGTTCCGCGGCGACATGCGGGGGTCGCTGTCGGGCACCCTCGCCACGATGGGCCCGGCGGTCCCTTACGCGATCGGCGCCAAGTTCGCCCACCCGGGGCGTCCCGCCATCGCGTTCGTCGGTGACGGCGCCATGCAGATGAACGGCATGGCCGAGCTGATCACGATCAAGCGCTACTGGCGGGAGTGGGACGACCCGCGCCTGATCATCGCGATCCTGCACAACAACGATCTGAACCAGGTCACCTGGGAGATGCGGGCCATGGCCGGCTCCCCGAAATTCGCGGAGTCCCAGACGCTTCCGGATGTCGACTTCGCGGCGTTCGCGGCGGGGCTGGGCCTCAATGCGATGGCCATCAAGGACCCGGAGGAACTCGGGGACGCGTGGCGCCACGCGCTGACCGCGGACCGTCCCACCGTGCTCGACGTCTTCACCGACCCCGACATGCCGCCGATTCCGCCGCACGCCACCTGGGATCAGTTCAAGGCCGCCACCACCGCGGTGCTGTCCGGGGACGAGGATCGCGTCGGCTTCGTCAAAGTCGGCCTGAAGACCAAGGCCCAGGAGTTCCTGCCGCACCGGAAGAGCTGA
- a CDS encoding heme-binding protein encodes MKFSSIVARRRVAGISAGFLLGGMTVGVVAAPSALAAPDCSPGGVNATVSSAQGSAQQYLSAHPDANQVVTAAYGQPRPEAESNLRGYFTAHPQQYYDLRGILAPIGDTERQCNVKALPPYLESAYQEFMAG; translated from the coding sequence ATGAAATTCAGCAGCATTGTCGCGCGTCGGCGGGTGGCCGGCATAAGTGCCGGCTTTCTGCTCGGGGGAATGACCGTGGGCGTCGTCGCTGCGCCCTCGGCGCTGGCCGCACCCGACTGCAGTCCCGGCGGAGTGAACGCCACCGTTTCCTCGGCGCAAGGCTCCGCGCAGCAGTACCTCTCCGCGCACCCGGACGCCAACCAGGTGGTGACGGCGGCCTACGGCCAGCCGCGTCCGGAAGCGGAGTCGAACCTGCGCGGCTACTTCACCGCGCATCCGCAGCAGTATTACGACCTGCGCGGAATCCTGGCGCCGATCGGGGACACGGAACGTCAGTGCAACGTGAAAGCGCTGCCGCCCTACCTGGAGTCGGCCTACCAGGAGTTCATGGCCGGCTGA
- a CDS encoding NAD-dependent epimerase/dehydratase family protein encodes MTAAATPNPTTETEFHHRASGHETAMRSVSRVLVTGGAGFLGAHLCGRLLDAGAEVVSVDDLSTSPPGAATRLTRRAGYHFVQHDICDPGVIGLVGADFDTVFHLASPASPIDYQRLPLATLRAGSAGTETALQIAERDGARLVLASTSEVYGDPEQHPQPETYWGNVNPVGPRSVYDEAKRYAEALAFAYRRLGRVDVGVARIFNTYGPGMRADDGRMVPTFCRQALRGEPMTVAGSGLQTRSLCFVDDTVAGLMALARTDFSGPVNIGNPMELTVLAAAELIRDLAGSKSTIRLTPPAEDDPQRRCPDITLAREQLGWQPRVDYRTGLATTVAWFRTTVADEPGPGLSRAPQQLAQ; translated from the coding sequence ATGACTGCAGCGGCTACCCCAAACCCGACGACTGAAACGGAGTTTCATCACCGGGCCAGCGGGCACGAGACGGCGATGCGTTCCGTCTCGCGTGTCCTGGTCACCGGGGGCGCCGGTTTCCTGGGAGCTCACCTATGTGGGCGGCTGCTCGACGCCGGCGCCGAGGTGGTCAGCGTCGACGACCTGTCCACCAGCCCGCCGGGCGCGGCGACCCGGCTGACCCGGCGCGCCGGGTATCACTTTGTGCAGCACGACATCTGCGATCCCGGCGTGATCGGACTGGTGGGTGCCGACTTCGACACCGTGTTCCATCTGGCTTCGCCGGCCTCGCCGATCGACTACCAGAGGTTGCCGCTGGCGACCCTGCGCGCCGGATCGGCCGGCACCGAGACGGCGCTGCAGATCGCCGAACGGGACGGGGCCCGCCTGGTGCTGGCCTCCACCAGTGAGGTCTACGGCGATCCCGAGCAGCACCCGCAACCGGAAACGTACTGGGGCAACGTCAATCCCGTCGGCCCGCGCAGTGTGTACGACGAGGCCAAGCGGTATGCGGAGGCCTTGGCGTTCGCCTATCGCCGACTCGGCCGGGTCGACGTCGGGGTGGCGCGCATCTTCAACACCTACGGGCCGGGCATGCGCGCCGACGACGGCCGCATGGTCCCGACGTTTTGCCGCCAGGCGCTGCGGGGCGAACCGATGACGGTGGCGGGCAGCGGCCTGCAGACGCGTTCCCTGTGCTTCGTCGACGACACCGTCGCGGGCCTGATGGCGTTGGCGCGCACCGACTTCAGCGGCCCCGTCAACATCGGTAACCCGATGGAACTCACGGTGCTGGCCGCGGCCGAGTTGATCCGGGACCTGGCGGGCAGCAAGTCGACGATCCGGCTCACCCCGCCGGCCGAGGACGACCCGCAGCGCCGCTGCCCCGACATCACGCTGGCCCGCGAGCAGCTGGGCTGGCAGCCGCGTGTCGACTACCGCACGGGCCTCGCCACCACCGTCGCGTGGTTCCGCACCACGGTGGCCGACGAACCCGGGCCAGGCCTCTCCCGGGCCCCCCAGCAACTGGCGCAGTAG
- a CDS encoding acyl-CoA dehydrogenase family protein: MTAGVVRHWLDSGRLEMPLPASGRTAERWQRLAELAEDDIVAARIAEAHVDAVAILDELGGKPPDLGQLWGVWAAESADAVVTATNAGGAFTLSGTKVWCSGAGFCSHALVTARLEDGSRGLFAVTLAEPGVRALPSTWWNAGMAGSDTRSVQFTNAQAVAVGDPGDYLNRPGFWHGAIGVAACWLGGARRVAEPLYRSAGSRSADAYSLAHLGAVDAALAAGDAMLAAAAAHIDSDPFDRVGTAQLLARRVRTVVEHAVDEAITRTGRALGPGPLCQDGRHAQRVADLSIYIRQSHAERDLAELGRLAGSRR; the protein is encoded by the coding sequence GTGACGGCGGGAGTGGTCAGGCACTGGCTCGACTCGGGGCGACTCGAGATGCCCTTGCCCGCGTCCGGGCGAACGGCCGAACGCTGGCAACGCCTGGCGGAATTGGCCGAGGATGACATCGTTGCCGCCCGGATCGCCGAGGCCCACGTGGATGCGGTCGCCATCCTCGACGAGTTGGGGGGCAAACCGCCGGACCTGGGTCAGCTGTGGGGTGTTTGGGCGGCCGAGTCCGCCGATGCGGTCGTGACGGCCACCAATGCCGGGGGCGCCTTTACGCTGAGCGGGACAAAGGTGTGGTGTTCGGGTGCCGGATTCTGCAGCCACGCGCTGGTAACCGCCCGCCTCGAGGACGGGTCCCGGGGCTTGTTTGCGGTGACCCTCGCCGAGCCCGGTGTCAGGGCGTTGCCGAGCACCTGGTGGAATGCCGGGATGGCTGGCAGCGACACCCGGTCGGTGCAGTTCACCAATGCGCAGGCCGTCGCCGTGGGCGACCCGGGTGACTACCTGAACCGACCCGGATTCTGGCACGGGGCCATCGGCGTGGCCGCTTGCTGGCTCGGCGGCGCACGCAGGGTCGCCGAACCGCTGTACCGGTCCGCGGGGAGCAGATCGGCGGACGCGTATTCCCTGGCGCATCTGGGAGCGGTGGACGCCGCGCTCGCCGCCGGCGACGCGATGCTGGCGGCCGCCGCGGCCCACATCGACTCCGATCCGTTCGACCGGGTCGGTACCGCTCAATTGCTGGCCAGGCGCGTCCGCACCGTCGTGGAACATGCGGTCGACGAAGCCATCACCCGCACCGGCCGCGCCCTGGGCCCCGGTCCGCTGTGCCAGGACGGTCGGCACGCTCAGCGGGTGGCCGACTTGTCCATCTACATACGGCAAAGCCACGCCGAGCGAGACCTCGCCGAGCTCGGGCGGCTGGCCGGGAGTCGGCGTTGA
- a CDS encoding nucleotidyltransferase, with product MTGAETPTNPSRAQLREALRGAASALKGNGPRFALAGSYALWAYGAPEPSHDVDLVVAESDVDAAVATLTGAGFRIEHPPEDWLFKAHTGDGVVDVLHRINGVRVEPATLDCAEQRDVLAIAMPVLPPTVVLIQKLRSLGERHCDFATLLPAVRAIRERLDWDRIKSETADNDYAVSFLVLADRLGLTG from the coding sequence ATGACAGGCGCCGAGACACCGACGAATCCATCCCGCGCGCAATTGCGGGAAGCGCTGCGCGGGGCGGCGTCCGCACTGAAGGGGAACGGGCCGCGCTTCGCCTTGGCCGGCAGCTATGCGTTGTGGGCCTACGGTGCACCTGAACCAAGTCACGATGTGGATCTCGTGGTGGCAGAGTCGGACGTCGACGCCGCGGTGGCCACCCTTACCGGGGCCGGATTCAGGATCGAACATCCGCCGGAGGATTGGCTGTTCAAGGCGCACACCGGGGACGGGGTGGTCGACGTACTGCACCGCATCAACGGCGTGCGGGTGGAGCCGGCGACGTTGGACTGCGCCGAGCAGCGCGACGTGCTGGCCATCGCGATGCCGGTGCTGCCGCCCACGGTGGTCCTCATTCAGAAGCTGCGTTCTCTCGGCGAGCGCCATTGCGATTTCGCCACGCTGCTCCCGGCGGTGCGGGCGATCCGCGAACGGCTGGACTGGGACCGCATCAAGTCGGAAACCGCGGACAACGACTACGCGGTTTCCTTCCTGGTGCTCGCCGACCGGCTCGGCCTGACCGGATGA
- a CDS encoding DUF3349 domain-containing protein: protein MGLAARVTGVMAFLRAGYPNGAPAVGYAPLLALLPRRVSDDEVSAIAEKLLAPAHRPADRADVGVEITRVTDEMPSLDDIGRVESRLATDRASDT from the coding sequence ATGGGTCTGGCCGCGCGCGTGACCGGCGTGATGGCTTTCCTGCGCGCGGGTTACCCGAATGGGGCGCCGGCGGTGGGATACGCGCCGCTGCTGGCGCTGCTGCCGCGCCGCGTGTCCGACGATGAGGTGTCGGCCATCGCGGAGAAGCTCCTTGCGCCCGCCCACCGTCCGGCGGACCGCGCCGACGTCGGGGTGGAGATCACCCGGGTGACCGACGAGATGCCATCACTGGACGACATCGGGCGGGTCGAAAGCCGCCTGGCCACCGACCGGGCTTCCGACACCTAG